The segment AAAGAAATAAAACATTGGTATGAATATAATTATTACTGTTTTAAGGGAAATTCTATAAGAAAATAAACTAATAATATATTTATAAAATTTGTATATAGGTTATGGAGGAAAAAATGAAAAATTATAAAGAAATGTCTTTATCTCAAATTTTATTAATAGTATTAGATATGATTTTAATACTAGGAGTAATGACTACAGTGATTGTTTATTATAATACGTTTTTTAAAGATACAGGAGATTTAAGTGGATTAAATAAATTTATTATGTTTATATTGTTAACAGTTGGCATAGTATGTATATTTCTGATTGTTTTACAACTTAGAAAAATTGTTTCAACATTAAGTAAAGGAAATCCATTTGTTTGGTCAAATGTACGAGCTTTAAAAAGAATTTCTGTAGAATGTTTTATAATTGGTGCTTGTTATTTTGGAAATTTTATTTCAAACTTTGGAAAAAATAAATATAAATTTATTTATTTAGATTCCAAAGGAATACATACAGACACTGAACCTATTATTTTTATATTAGCAGGTGTATTTATTGCCATATTAGCTAATGTTTTTAAAAAAGCTATTGAATATAAAGAAGAAAATGACTTTACAATTTAAGAAAGGAAATAGGAGAATGCCAATAATAGTGAATTTGGATGTTATGATGGCTAAGAGAAAAATATCGCTTCAAGATTTAGCTCAAAAAGTAGGTATAACCAATGCTAACCTATCTATATTAAAAAATAACAAAGCAAAAGCCATAAGATTTTCAACTCTTGAAGCTATATGTAGAGAACTTAAATGCCAGCCAGGAGATATCTTGGAATATATAGAATAAAAACATAGATGAAAAATTTAAAATAATAATAATATAAAAAATAAAATTATTAAAATAATACAAGTGTAGGTGAACTTAATTTTTATATAGGTTTCCCTACATTTTTTTACATATAGGTTTTAAGTTATATAATCTACTTACATAAACAATATAATATTTAATAATGATAAAGTAAGTGAAAAAAGGCTATATGGATATTAAGTTAGATAAAATATATAAGAAAAATATATCAATATAATGTTGATGAAATATATTTACAGTTATAATATTTGTAAAATGGTGTAGTTATTTGTAATAAAAAATATAATAATCAAACTTAAACATTGAAAATGTTGAAGTATATGGAATGAATTTTTAAAAATATTAAAAATAAATAAAAAATACTTGAAAAAATTAAAACTATATGTATAATTTAAACAAGAGGTAAAAAATATCCTTTTACACATATGCAAAAACTATATATTAAAGTATAAGAAATTAGTATATGTGGAGTTAAAAATTATTCACACAGTGGAGGACTAATTATGCTAAAAAACAAAAAACTTATTATTATTACAATTGCAGGTTTAACTCTTGTAGGTAACATGGCCATTGCATCTAAATGTTTTGCTTATACTTCAGACAAAAATTTATCTGCAAATGAACACGTTTTAACTACTAAGCAAAAATATAAAGACAAAAAAGACAAGGTTAAGATTAAAAGAAAAAAACGTCATAAAGGGCACAATAAAAAATATAATGAAATACTAAAATATGAGTATGAATTTGAAATAACAAAACCACCAATCAGAGGAATAGACTTTGATAATGAAACAATAGAGCCAATAACAGATTCATACATAGATGGAACACCAGTTGCAGAAAATCCATTAGATTTTGAAGCACCAAAAGAATCAATTAAAGAAAAAGAGAAGAATAATAAAAAAGAAATAACAGTAAGTCCAATAACAGATCCATACATAGATGGAACATCAATTGTAGAAAAAGTACCAACAGTAAATCCATCAGATTATGACTTTGAAATAGTAAAAGCACCAATCAGAGGAATAGACTTTGATAATGAAACAATAGAGCCAATAACAGATCCATACATAGATGGAACACCAGTTGCAGAAAATCCATTAGATTTTGAAACACCAAAAGAATCAATTAAAGAAAAAGAGAAGAATAATAAAAAAGAAATAACAGTAAGTCCAATAACAGATCCATACATAGATGGAACAGCAATTGTAGAAAAAGTACCAACAGTAAATCCATCAGATTATGACTTTGAAATAGTAAAAGCACCAATCAGAGGAATAGATTTTGATAATGAAACAATAAATCCAATAACAGACTCATACATAGATGGATCGCCGGTTGGAGAAGGAATATCAATAATAAATCCAT is part of the Clostridium botulinum genome and harbors:
- a CDS encoding helix-turn-helix domain-containing protein, producing MPIIVNLDVMMAKRKISLQDLAQKVGITNANLSILKNNKAKAIRFSTLEAICRELKCQPGDILEYIE
- a CDS encoding DUF2975 domain-containing protein, with amino-acid sequence MKNYKEMSLSQILLIVLDMILILGVMTTVIVYYNTFFKDTGDLSGLNKFIMFILLTVGIVCIFLIVLQLRKIVSTLSKGNPFVWSNVRALKRISVECFIIGACYFGNFISNFGKNKYKFIYLDSKGIHTDTEPIIFILAGVFIAILANVFKKAIEYKEENDFTI
- a CDS encoding LPXTG cell wall anchor domain-containing protein; amino-acid sequence: MLKNKKLIIITIAGLTLVGNMAIASKCFAYTSDKNLSANEHVLTTKQKYKDKKDKVKIKRKKRHKGHNKKYNEILKYEYEFEITKPPIRGIDFDNETIEPITDSYIDGTPVAENPLDFEAPKESIKEKEKNNKKEITVSPITDPYIDGTSIVEKVPTVNPSDYDFEIVKAPIRGIDFDNETIEPITDPYIDGTPVAENPLDFETPKESIKEKEKNNKKEITVSPITDPYIDGTAIVEKVPTVNPSDYDFEIVKAPIRGIDFDNETINPITDSYIDGSPVGEGISIINPYIDEELIDEEIAKENGLLVKTIKNIYENKQMKEEKINLDINKNKDVAKVAVVKEMQKVNNLQADKKVLADNKKDINKINDTKELPKTGTNSFKTLLLGGALLIVGMAMSLFSRKKANE